In one window of Desulforhabdus amnigena DNA:
- a CDS encoding heme-binding protein, with the protein MKNFHLLLIVIVIFVLALQQDAFSYETAFEKTAVGAIEVKTLPATRALVATDAEGDFFKNRDRLFKTLFAYIKEHDIKMTVPVEGHMKPARMVFFLGKRYQERILPDRGKIKLVELPKRTVIALGKRGEYSRENFTKARLELQQWMKKHPEYIATGEAYAVFWSAPYVPRFLKRFEVHVPLMTEGRGAPLIKTDAGWFEEVDCRVAGSASAGKTP; encoded by the coding sequence ATGAAAAACTTCCATCTGCTTTTGATCGTTATCGTGATCTTTGTCTTGGCGCTTCAGCAGGATGCGTTTTCCTACGAGACAGCATTTGAAAAAACCGCAGTGGGCGCCATAGAAGTCAAAACGCTTCCCGCCACCAGAGCGTTGGTCGCCACCGACGCCGAAGGCGATTTTTTCAAGAATCGTGACAGGCTTTTCAAGACTCTTTTCGCCTACATCAAGGAGCACGACATCAAAATGACCGTTCCCGTTGAAGGCCACATGAAACCGGCGCGGATGGTCTTTTTTCTTGGGAAACGCTATCAGGAGAGGATTCTGCCGGATCGAGGCAAAATCAAACTTGTCGAACTGCCCAAGCGAACGGTCATTGCCTTGGGAAAACGGGGAGAGTACTCGCGGGAGAATTTCACCAAGGCCAGGCTGGAACTGCAGCAATGGATGAAAAAACACCCTGAATACATAGCAACCGGTGAAGCTTACGCCGTATTCTGGAGTGCACCCTATGTCCCCCGCTTTCTCAAAAGATTTGAAGTACACGTTCCTCTCATGACCGAGGGAAGAGGCGCACCATTAATCAAAACAGATGCGGGATGGTTTGAGGAAGTCGATTGCAGAGTCGCCGGTTCGGCTTCCGCAGGGAAAACTCCGTGA
- a CDS encoding ankyrin repeat domain-containing protein: protein MRQGKRLLGAFVMCCFVFLSTSPAMAQSQNEPRKKSSVKREQLNNGLIQAASLGDTSLVGTLICKGADVNARDAENMTPLMHAALNGHEDTLEYLIDKGADLNLVDVFGVTALMQASWSGHTNIAETLISYGANVNEKSSGQIPKLKKKGITALMAATLTGDYDMAQLLVSRGADLDQQDEEGQTALTYAAKGGYDRIAKLLLANGANMEIRDQFGRTPLIIAAIHNNIGVVNSLVNCGANINAKDFNDLTAIRYASALSHDRIHSLLTHAGASRSARGYRY from the coding sequence ATGAGGCAGGGGAAAAGATTGTTGGGTGCTTTTGTCATGTGTTGCTTTGTTTTTCTTTCCACGTCGCCGGCAATGGCGCAAAGTCAGAATGAGCCCAGAAAAAAGAGTTCCGTCAAACGAGAACAGCTCAATAACGGCTTGATCCAGGCGGCTTCTTTGGGTGATACTTCCCTGGTCGGTACCCTGATTTGCAAAGGAGCGGATGTCAATGCACGGGACGCTGAAAACATGACACCACTCATGCATGCCGCTCTCAACGGACACGAGGACACGTTGGAATACCTGATCGATAAAGGTGCGGACCTGAACCTGGTGGATGTCTTCGGGGTCACGGCATTGATGCAGGCTTCGTGGTCCGGCCACACGAATATCGCGGAAACCTTGATATCCTATGGTGCCAACGTCAATGAGAAAAGTTCCGGACAAATCCCCAAATTGAAGAAGAAGGGGATAACGGCTCTCATGGCTGCAACGCTGACCGGTGATTACGATATGGCTCAACTTTTGGTGTCCAGGGGAGCCGATCTGGACCAGCAGGATGAAGAAGGACAGACAGCTTTGACCTATGCTGCCAAAGGCGGGTATGATCGAATTGCGAAACTCCTGCTTGCCAATGGTGCAAACATGGAGATCAGGGACCAGTTCGGGAGAACCCCTCTCATCATTGCCGCTATTCACAACAACATAGGCGTTGTAAACTCCCTCGTGAATTGCGGCGCCAACATTAACGCCAAGGATTTCAACGACCTCACTGCCATCAGGTATGCTTCGGCATTGAGTCACGACAGGATTCACAGTCTTCTGACGCATGCCGGGGCGTCCCGTTCCGCAAGAGGTTATCGATATTGA
- a CDS encoding HAD family hydrolase, translated as MKYRAVIFDLDGTLLNTLEDLANCMNDVLDRSGFLPHRVEAYKYFVGDGMENLVRRALPEGKRHDEATVAECLAAMRWEYGNRWKERTRPYEGIPQLLDALVKRGIKIAVLSNKPDEFTRKMVAELLPHWTFDPVFGERPPVPRKPDPSGALEIANHLKIPAGDFLYLGDTNTDMQTAVAAHMQAIGVLWGFRGADELLASGAETLIETPMSLLKLLD; from the coding sequence ATGAAATACAGGGCAGTAATATTCGATCTGGACGGCACCCTGCTCAATACCCTTGAAGATCTGGCAAATTGCATGAACGATGTGCTCGATCGCTCCGGCTTTTTGCCGCACAGGGTGGAAGCGTACAAGTATTTTGTTGGAGACGGCATGGAGAACCTCGTCCGGCGTGCGCTGCCGGAGGGCAAGAGGCACGATGAGGCAACCGTTGCCGAATGCCTTGCCGCCATGCGATGGGAATATGGGAACCGGTGGAAGGAAAGGACCCGACCTTACGAAGGCATCCCGCAGCTTCTGGATGCTCTGGTAAAACGCGGGATCAAGATCGCCGTGCTGTCCAACAAGCCGGATGAATTCACCAGGAAAATGGTTGCGGAATTGCTGCCCCACTGGACCTTCGATCCGGTATTTGGCGAAAGGCCTCCCGTGCCGAGAAAACCCGATCCCTCGGGAGCCCTGGAGATCGCAAATCACCTGAAAATTCCGGCAGGCGATTTTCTCTACCTCGGCGACACCAACACGGACATGCAAACGGCTGTCGCGGCCCATATGCAGGCCATTGGCGTGCTGTGGGGCTTCCGCGGCGCCGACGAACTCCTGGCTTCGGGTGCCGAGACACTCATCGAAACCCCCATGAGTCTCCTAAAACTTCTGGACTGA
- a CDS encoding RluA family pseudouridine synthase has product MALNAGFEYREQIGDTGQGSTALAYLSRRYRHSSEAEWLERIQAGQVFLDGMRAHPDSLLKPGQWLTWQRPPWDEPDVPLSFAVLHEDRDLLAVAKPNGLPTAPAGGFLEHTLLMQVRKHYPEATPVHRLGRGTSGVVLFSRTVRARSLLAAAWRTRNAVKIYRALASGIPKKFTFTIDIPIGPVPHPKLGTLHAASMSGKRAVSRVKLLEPREESSLLEVRIETGRPHQIRIHLAAAGHPLVGDPLYASGGLFKEAQTALPGDIGYLLHAHKLLLKHPATGNLLELECSPPPGLRFESEN; this is encoded by the coding sequence ATGGCTCTGAATGCAGGGTTTGAATATCGCGAGCAGATCGGCGACACAGGACAGGGCTCCACCGCGCTCGCGTACCTCTCGCGGCGGTACCGCCATTCCTCGGAAGCGGAATGGCTCGAAAGGATTCAGGCCGGTCAGGTCTTTCTCGACGGCATGCGAGCCCACCCGGATTCCCTGCTCAAGCCCGGCCAGTGGCTCACATGGCAACGGCCTCCCTGGGATGAACCGGATGTTCCCCTTTCATTTGCCGTTCTTCACGAGGACAGGGATCTGCTTGCAGTGGCCAAACCCAACGGACTCCCCACCGCCCCGGCAGGAGGCTTTCTCGAACATACCCTCCTGATGCAGGTGCGCAAACATTACCCCGAAGCCACGCCCGTCCACCGCCTGGGACGCGGAACTTCCGGAGTGGTCCTCTTTTCGCGAACCGTCCGGGCCCGATCCCTTCTCGCCGCCGCATGGCGCACCAGGAACGCCGTTAAAATCTACCGCGCCCTGGCCTCCGGAATCCCCAAAAAGTTTACCTTTACCATCGATATTCCCATCGGTCCCGTTCCCCACCCCAAACTCGGCACACTGCATGCCGCCAGCATGAGCGGAAAGCGGGCAGTCAGCCGGGTAAAGCTTTTGGAACCACGAGAGGAATCCTCCCTCCTGGAAGTCAGAATAGAGACGGGAAGGCCGCACCAAATCCGCATCCACCTTGCCGCCGCCGGCCATCCACTGGTGGGTGATCCCCTCTACGCCTCCGGCGGCCTCTTCAAAGAAGCGCAAACCGCTCTGCCGGGAGACATCGGCTATCTTCTGCATGCACATAAGCTCCTCCTGAAGCACCCGGCAACGGGAAATCTTCTTGAACTCGAGTGTTCCCCTCCTCCCGGATTGCGGTTTGAAAGCGAAAATTAA
- a CDS encoding RHS repeat-associated core domain-containing protein gives MFLRKSIGMAIGLALLLSVLLTLDVKPQPAGAPVPDLVNSIWIGTSEGIVKFSGKDGVKLLEIRGLGEVLALAIDEEDGRVWAFTDSTLYAYNRRGERLSATSIPSGESNRIVLAVDPSDRGVWLGEGKTLYRLNSQGVTEFMTPLPHLIEAMSMDPHRSRIWVATKKALMAYDTTGTPIASIDPGKQADIAEIAFESTSDSLWVATEQDIYCYGGDGILRTKIQIGKIDSMVPDGEGGLWIAKKKLLTRIDSMGHVLFEVEPFNPKGHGTIEALVLNPSDHSVWGIDTKVLIHVSEDGALLHYMEPVAKEMGHLLSLALYSDLAAPIFRITSPSEEEFLNTNTPKIEVNFEDPGSGVDTSSLVFQINNISLKVNCIFEENGASCTPQSVLPDGETALSATVKDFTGNTAHVTGIRFTIDTVKPQITVEAPRDGLITNQPAQAIMGNVNEPAMLTVNGQPVTFLQNLTFSSTVTLQEGNNTFTIRALDRAGNEQELPLLVTLDTIPPPLIDSTHVTVGPVINGHASIAGATGCFEPGMRIKVTNKVTQEARTVTVFPDGGFTIDIPALSGESVSIVVMDLAGNESPALTFIVNSSLPPAAKKLPEGSFGEKYRSLVPADATIEEYSSARFSLITGTVYSIDGSPLPEVIVSILDHSEYGTSITNAEGEYTLPVEGGGIFTVSFVKKGYLEAQRKASTEWNQIHTVDGVFLLQEDTACTTIDFDGNPASRYIHVSSAYTDEDGVRSTTLVFSGDTTVTIKDTEGNESPVTTPITVRATEFVKPETMPAHLPSTSAYTFAVDLTVDGVAQRSQVHFSKPVTMYVDNFLEFPVGEVVPVGYYDRIKAVWVPYDNGLVIKLLDLDGDGTTDALDANGDESADDLNKDGSFGDEVAGIAGNGSYQPGKTYWRVKIDHFTPWDCNWPWDFEEGAVGPPKVISPPPNQNACEQKLHPGSTVMCESGIFEEDIPLLGTGMTLHYKSQSAPGYQYPITIPLTEGTVPQILRKVRAKVSVAGRVFNYELDPQPNQSIVVNWDGFDHLGHRMSGEVPVHVEINYDYPLRYASAGRGGTLARAFGNTGYNVIAQRNNQSISASLGFDYDLVIHAGPSLNNQFAEGWTLSEHHSLSAASHTIWKGDGEILEPSDAGYLEVVAGGGSFNGDGKSGLETAISLSPGDINVAADGSILFIDGGRRIRSLGPDNIIRTIAGNGSAANPGANDGALATEVGLGFLMAFTLAPDGTLYFIETDSFGQHNSHVRHVTPEGRIETVAKFISSDITDIDAGPDGSLYVTREAANTVTKISPDGSVTDVVSVYYWPWGVNTRKDGSLFISSTFGHKIDIIRPSGDREQIPITGPNDISWDSFGNMYISTGFYNNAADGIYLYTPDGTLRRLSGNAGDPAPYPGAPVSKVRIQVSALCYSEKHGGLLLPCGSRIYLLRDRISNRFRQAPGEKAIPDISSSVAYVFSADGRHTRTVDLDTGKTLLNFGYDDQDRLISVTDRFGNMTTIQRDSTGGVTSIVGPDGDVNLLTVSDGRLVSVAYADGNSYEFAYSDTGLMTRKTDPNGGRFEYSYDGHGRVYLTRDAVGALTRFAVTTDGDKLTAATTDAEGRSSFSLFRKGATESSYHEWRDKAGLSTIIETDPYGLKEIFHSPEGTVSTFLYASDPLYGTRRTQSTTTRFPSGITSLTEYAVNYTDSDKNGILEATSHTQSLNGKSYFTRKDLTHASVTTTTPAGRTTTTQYDPDTLLMRQIEMAGIEPVRFTYDPQGRLTEISQGEGETLRRTTLSYNSQGRIEMLSDALNRTVGFEYDAVGNVTSKTLPHGEKISFTYDAIGNLTSITPPGHFIHVFRYTPVDLTEEYAPPDVGTGIESTLYSYNLDKQLSSITRPDGKKVLLSYDAGGRLGTVQFSRGQLSYSYSPTGQLASIATPEGITLAYLYDGPLMTVESWSGEISGSITRSYDNNLRITGLALQGIPINFQYDVDGLLAHAGSLTLTRNAQNGLVTGTSLENTSTTHGYNEFGEPESFEVFCQGELLYGVQYSRDRLGRISEKTESLAGETTAYAYTYDTAGRIKEVQRDGTTVAMYTYDANGNRLSYTGTLGVDSADYDRQDRLTRYGATTYSYSASGDLESKTEGTDTTSYSYDEFGNLLAVVLPNGNCVEYLIDGRNRRIGKKVNGVLAQGFLYQDPLNPIAELDGNGNLITRFVYGSHLNAPDYMIKGGTTYRIISDQTGSPRLVVNALTGEVAQRIDYDVFGKILLDTNPGFQPFGFAGGLYDRDTGLVRFGYRDYDPDTGRWTAKDPILFRGGDTNLYGYVLGDPVNWVDPSGLQRPVRDPSDIVNAGPLVGGGSRSSVGKSIPSIRTPWGIATQSSSEAALASRAQVEGGATLYRTGTTGRSAACEAQFWALEHPSTPGFAGRYGIPPENVAGANFIEAATLKPGTPFITRPAPGFGTNPGGGIEVVVPEHGIILKYFSIIGE, from the coding sequence ATGTTTTTGAGAAAATCCATTGGCATGGCAATCGGTTTGGCACTGTTGCTGTCGGTTCTTTTGACGTTGGACGTGAAGCCCCAACCTGCAGGAGCACCCGTTCCGGACCTCGTGAACTCGATCTGGATTGGTACATCAGAAGGGATTGTCAAGTTTTCTGGAAAAGACGGTGTAAAACTTCTTGAGATCCGAGGGTTAGGAGAAGTCCTCGCCCTTGCCATAGACGAGGAGGACGGCAGAGTCTGGGCCTTTACCGACTCCACCCTTTATGCTTACAACCGCAGAGGAGAACGACTGTCGGCAACAAGCATCCCTTCAGGTGAGAGTAACCGTATTGTCCTGGCAGTGGACCCATCAGACAGGGGCGTTTGGCTGGGAGAAGGAAAAACCTTGTATCGGCTCAATTCGCAGGGCGTCACGGAATTCATGACCCCCCTCCCCCATCTCATCGAGGCGATGTCCATGGACCCCCATCGGTCGCGCATCTGGGTGGCGACAAAAAAAGCTCTAATGGCCTATGACACCACTGGAACCCCCATCGCTTCAATTGATCCTGGAAAACAGGCCGACATCGCAGAAATCGCTTTTGAGAGCACCTCGGACAGCCTCTGGGTCGCAACTGAGCAAGACATCTACTGCTACGGAGGCGACGGAATCCTGAGGACTAAAATACAGATCGGAAAAATCGATTCCATGGTCCCGGACGGAGAAGGGGGACTCTGGATCGCAAAAAAGAAGCTTCTCACTCGCATTGATTCCATGGGGCATGTTCTCTTTGAAGTGGAGCCTTTCAACCCAAAGGGGCATGGCACCATAGAGGCCCTCGTCCTTAACCCTTCCGATCACTCTGTATGGGGCATCGACACAAAAGTCTTGATCCATGTGAGTGAGGACGGCGCGCTACTCCATTACATGGAACCGGTTGCCAAAGAAATGGGACATCTACTGTCATTGGCCCTTTACAGTGACCTTGCTGCCCCGATCTTTAGAATCACCTCTCCCTCCGAGGAAGAATTTCTCAACACGAATACCCCAAAAATTGAGGTAAATTTCGAGGATCCTGGCTCGGGTGTGGACACATCCTCTCTTGTCTTTCAGATCAATAACATCTCCCTGAAGGTGAACTGCATTTTTGAGGAAAACGGCGCTTCGTGCACTCCCCAGAGTGTTCTTCCCGATGGTGAAACGGCATTGAGCGCTACCGTGAAGGATTTTACGGGAAACACTGCCCATGTCACCGGTATCCGTTTTACCATTGATACGGTAAAACCCCAAATCACTGTGGAGGCCCCACGGGATGGTCTTATTACCAATCAACCGGCTCAAGCCATCATGGGAAACGTAAATGAACCGGCAATGCTTACAGTGAACGGCCAACCAGTCACCTTTTTACAAAATCTAACATTTTCCTCCACTGTAACGCTTCAGGAGGGGAACAACACTTTTACAATCCGCGCACTGGACCGTGCTGGCAATGAACAGGAACTGCCCCTTCTAGTGACCCTCGACACCATCCCCCCTCCCCTCATCGACAGCACCCACGTGACAGTAGGGCCCGTGATAAACGGCCATGCAAGTATAGCCGGTGCAACGGGATGCTTTGAGCCCGGCATGAGGATCAAGGTGACAAACAAGGTGACTCAAGAGGCAAGGACGGTCACCGTATTCCCTGACGGCGGCTTCACGATAGACATCCCCGCCCTGTCCGGCGAGAGCGTCTCCATCGTGGTTATGGACTTAGCCGGAAATGAAAGTCCCGCACTGACCTTTATCGTGAACAGCTCGCTTCCTCCCGCTGCAAAAAAACTCCCAGAGGGAAGTTTCGGCGAAAAATACCGCTCTCTCGTGCCGGCGGACGCCACCATTGAAGAGTATTCCTCCGCAAGATTCAGCCTCATCACCGGAACTGTCTACAGTATTGACGGTTCACCTTTGCCGGAGGTGATTGTCAGCATTCTCGATCACTCCGAATACGGTACATCGATAACCAACGCCGAAGGAGAATACACACTACCGGTTGAAGGCGGTGGAATATTCACGGTCAGCTTCGTCAAAAAGGGATACCTGGAAGCGCAGCGAAAAGCATCCACGGAGTGGAACCAGATCCATACCGTGGATGGCGTTTTTCTGCTTCAGGAGGATACGGCTTGCACTACCATAGACTTCGACGGAAACCCCGCAAGCCGTTATATCCATGTGTCGAGCGCTTACACGGACGAAGATGGAGTGCGCAGCACTACTTTGGTTTTTTCCGGGGATACGACTGTAACGATAAAAGATACGGAAGGCAACGAATCGCCAGTGACCACTCCCATTACCGTACGCGCTACGGAGTTTGTCAAACCGGAGACGATGCCGGCACATCTGCCTTCTACCTCCGCATATACCTTTGCTGTAGACCTCACGGTCGATGGAGTTGCACAGCGATCCCAAGTGCATTTCTCGAAACCCGTAACCATGTACGTTGACAATTTTCTCGAGTTTCCCGTGGGTGAAGTGGTACCGGTTGGCTACTATGACCGCATCAAAGCCGTGTGGGTACCTTACGACAACGGGCTGGTCATAAAGCTTCTGGACCTCGATGGGGATGGTACGACTGATGCTCTCGACGCGAACGGCGATGAGAGTGCAGATGACCTGAATAAAGATGGCAGCTTCGGGGATGAGGTGGCGGGTATCGCTGGCAATGGCTCTTATCAGCCAGGAAAAACCTACTGGCGTGTGAAAATTGATCACTTCACACCGTGGGATTGTAATTGGCCATGGGATTTCGAGGAGGGTGCAGTTGGACCGCCCAAGGTCATTTCTCCCCCACCCAACCAGAATGCCTGCGAGCAGAAATTGCATCCCGGTTCCACAGTCATGTGTGAGTCAGGCATTTTTGAAGAAGATATTCCGCTTCTCGGCACCGGAATGACTCTCCATTATAAATCTCAAAGTGCACCGGGATATCAGTATCCCATTACCATCCCCTTGACGGAAGGTACGGTGCCGCAAATCCTCCGAAAAGTCAGGGCAAAGGTCTCGGTAGCAGGAAGGGTCTTCAATTATGAGTTGGATCCCCAACCAAATCAGAGCATCGTTGTGAACTGGGACGGATTCGATCATCTGGGACACAGGATGAGCGGAGAGGTGCCGGTCCACGTGGAGATAAACTACGACTATCCCCTCAGGTATGCGAGTGCGGGACGGGGAGGAACTCTAGCCAGAGCTTTCGGTAATACGGGCTACAACGTTATCGCACAGCGCAATAATCAGAGTATCAGTGCATCTCTCGGTTTCGACTACGATTTGGTTATCCATGCAGGCCCCTCACTCAACAATCAATTCGCGGAAGGCTGGACTTTATCCGAACACCATAGTTTGAGCGCTGCATCCCACACTATCTGGAAGGGGGATGGGGAAATATTGGAACCTTCCGACGCTGGATATCTCGAGGTGGTTGCAGGCGGCGGTTCGTTTAATGGTGACGGGAAATCCGGTCTTGAAACGGCCATCAGTCTTTCGCCGGGCGATATTAACGTGGCTGCCGACGGCAGTATTCTCTTCATTGATGGTGGCAGAAGGATCCGTTCACTGGGGCCTGACAACATCATTCGAACGATTGCCGGCAATGGCTCGGCAGCAAATCCCGGAGCCAATGACGGAGCTCTTGCCACTGAGGTGGGCCTGGGATTTCTGATGGCCTTCACCCTCGCTCCTGACGGAACCCTCTATTTCATTGAGACGGATTCTTTCGGCCAACACAATTCCCATGTCAGACATGTGACTCCCGAAGGAAGAATAGAAACGGTCGCAAAATTTATCAGCAGCGACATCACAGACATTGATGCGGGACCTGATGGATCTCTCTATGTGACACGGGAGGCGGCTAATACTGTTACCAAAATCTCTCCCGACGGCAGTGTCACGGATGTCGTTTCCGTATATTACTGGCCTTGGGGCGTAAATACACGAAAGGATGGTTCGCTTTTCATATCCAGCACTTTCGGACACAAAATAGATATCATCCGTCCCTCAGGAGACCGTGAACAAATCCCCATCACCGGACCGAATGACATTTCCTGGGACAGTTTCGGAAATATGTACATCAGTACAGGTTTCTATAACAATGCCGCGGACGGCATCTATCTTTACACACCGGACGGGACCCTGCGCCGGTTATCCGGGAATGCAGGCGATCCCGCTCCCTACCCCGGTGCACCAGTCAGTAAAGTACGTATTCAGGTATCCGCCCTCTGTTACTCTGAAAAGCACGGCGGTCTACTGCTTCCCTGTGGAAGCCGCATCTATCTTCTGCGCGACAGGATTTCAAACCGTTTCAGACAGGCACCTGGAGAAAAGGCTATCCCCGACATATCGTCATCCGTGGCTTATGTTTTTTCAGCTGATGGCAGACATACGAGAACCGTTGACCTCGACACGGGCAAAACGCTTCTGAACTTTGGTTACGACGATCAAGACCGTTTGATTTCAGTCACCGATCGTTTTGGCAATATGACCACCATTCAACGCGACAGTACAGGGGGCGTCACTTCCATCGTCGGTCCCGATGGAGATGTCAATCTTCTCACGGTGAGTGATGGACGTCTCGTCAGCGTGGCCTATGCCGATGGAAACAGTTACGAGTTTGCATATTCCGACACTGGATTGATGACCCGCAAAACCGACCCCAATGGGGGACGGTTTGAGTATAGTTATGACGGACATGGCCGTGTTTATCTCACCCGGGATGCTGTGGGGGCACTCACTCGCTTCGCTGTAACAACAGATGGCGACAAGCTAACTGCCGCTACTACTGACGCAGAAGGACGTTCCAGCTTCAGCCTCTTCAGGAAAGGAGCTACGGAAAGCAGCTATCACGAATGGAGGGACAAAGCGGGTCTTTCAACCATCATAGAGACTGACCCCTATGGATTGAAAGAAATATTCCACTCTCCCGAAGGCACTGTTTCTACCTTTCTTTACGCCAGCGATCCCCTTTATGGTACCCGGCGCACTCAATCAACAACCACTCGGTTTCCCTCGGGTATCACATCTCTTACCGAATATGCCGTGAACTACACTGACAGCGATAAAAACGGGATCCTGGAAGCAACCAGCCACACTCAAAGCCTGAACGGAAAAAGTTATTTTACACGAAAGGACCTGACGCACGCCAGTGTGACAACGACCACCCCGGCAGGACGCACTACAACCACACAGTATGATCCTGATACTCTATTGATGCGACAAATCGAAATGGCAGGGATCGAGCCGGTCCGTTTCACATATGACCCGCAGGGCCGGTTGACGGAAATCAGCCAGGGCGAAGGGGAGACCCTGCGTCGCACTACCCTTTCCTATAATTCTCAGGGCAGGATCGAAATGTTGAGTGATGCCCTGAACAGGACTGTGGGATTTGAGTATGATGCGGTCGGAAATGTTACGAGCAAGACTCTGCCTCACGGAGAGAAGATCAGCTTCACTTATGACGCCATAGGCAATCTCACCTCTATTACCCCTCCAGGACATTTCATCCACGTATTTCGCTATACTCCAGTGGACCTTACAGAGGAATACGCACCGCCGGATGTGGGCACGGGTATAGAAAGCACCCTTTATTCGTATAATCTGGATAAGCAACTCAGCTCCATTACCCGACCGGACGGCAAAAAAGTCCTCCTCTCCTACGACGCGGGCGGGAGACTCGGTACCGTCCAGTTCTCCCGCGGACAGTTGAGCTATAGCTATTCACCAACTGGCCAGTTGGCTTCCATAGCGACCCCCGAGGGGATCACACTGGCTTATTTGTACGATGGACCATTAATGACCGTCGAGAGCTGGTCGGGAGAGATCTCGGGAAGCATCACGCGCAGCTATGATAACAACTTGCGTATCACAGGGCTCGCCTTGCAAGGCATACCCATCAACTTCCAATACGATGTCGATGGACTGCTGGCCCACGCGGGGAGTCTGACACTCACACGGAACGCCCAAAACGGCCTTGTCACCGGCACCTCTTTAGAGAATACCAGCACGACTCACGGTTACAACGAGTTTGGAGAACCCGAAAGCTTTGAGGTGTTCTGCCAGGGTGAACTTTTATATGGCGTTCAATATAGCCGCGACCGGCTGGGGCGCATCAGTGAAAAAACCGAATCCTTGGCAGGAGAGACAACGGCTTATGCTTATACATATGACACGGCCGGCCGCATCAAGGAAGTCCAACGTGACGGAACCACGGTCGCCATGTACACTTACGATGCAAACGGCAACCGCTTGAGTTACACTGGGACACTGGGAGTGGACAGCGCCGATTATGACCGCCAGGACCGTCTTACGCGGTATGGCGCCACAACCTACAGTTACAGCGCCAGCGGTGACCTGGAAAGCAAGACCGAAGGGACCGATACTACGAGCTACAGCTACGATGAGTTCGGCAACCTCCTTGCCGTTGTCTTGCCAAACGGCAACTGCGTTGAGTACCTCATTGACGGGCGCAACCGCCGCATCGGCAAGAAAGTCAACGGCGTTCTCGCTCAGGGCTTCCTGTACCAGGATCCGCTCAACCCCATTGCCGAGCTGGACGGCAACGGCAATCTCATCACCCGTTTTGTCTACGGTAGCCATCTCAACGCACCCGACTACATGATCAAAGGCGGGACCACCTACCGCATCATTTCCGATCAGACAGGCAGTCCGAGACTGGTCGTGAACGCTCTCACCGGCGAGGTTGCTCAAAGAATCGATTACGATGTCTTCGGCAAAATCCTTCTCGATACAAACCCGGGATTCCAGCCTTTCGGCTTTGCCGGAGGCCTCTACGACCGGGACACAGGCCTTGTGAGATTCGGATACAGAGATTATGATCCGGATACCGGCAGGTGGACCGCAAAGGATCCTATCCTCTTCCGGGGCGGGGATACGAACCTGTATGGGTATGTCCTGGGTGATCCGGTGAATTGGGTGGATCCATCAGGATTGCAGAGACCTGTCAGAGATCCCAGTGATATCGTCAATGCAGGACCGCTCGTCGGTGGTGGTAGCCGGTCGTCAGTAGGTAAAAGTATACCATCGATAAGAACACCTTGGGGTATTGCAACACAAAGCAGTAGTGAGGCAGCCTTGGCTTCACGTGCTCAGGTGGAGGGAGGGGCAACTCTCTATCGAACTGGGACAACAGGGAGAAGTGCTGCATGCGAAGCTCAGTTTTGGGCTCTAGAGCATCCCTCGACACCGGGTTTTGCAGGAAGATATGGTATACCACCTGAAAATGTTGCAGGTGCTAACTTTATCGAAGCTGCAACCCTGAAACCAGGTACACCGTTCATAACGAGACCAGCACCAGGTTTTGGAACCAATCCTGGCGGGGGTATTGAAGTGGTCGTGCCAGAACATGGCATCATTTTAAAATATTTTAGCATTATAGGGGAATGA